The stretch of DNA GCGGTCGGCCTCGCTTCCTCCACCCAGGTGGTAGGTCATCAACGCCGCATTGTCCGCCCTCATCAGTACTTGCGACAGGCCTTGCTTCAGCAGGTCCTCGAAGTCCACGCCATCCGGCGGTGGCGGCGTATTCATGCTCAGGTCGAGGACCGGGCTCAATTCGACTTTCGGCGCCGCGACATAGGTGCCGCGGGCGCCGCGGCCTTCCAGCAGGCTGCGGCGCCTGGCTTCGTCGTAGGCGCGCGTCACCGTGGTCAGGTCGACCTGCAGCTGTGCCGCCAGGCGGCGCTGCGGGGGCAAACGGTCGCCCGGCCTCAAGCTTCCGTCGGCCACCGCCGCCTGCAAGGCATCCGCGATCTGCAGGAAGCGCGGCCCGCCGTGCACGGCCAGGCCGGGCAGCCAGATTGGCAGCTCGTCATCTTGTATGGATCTCAACTGGGACATTTTGTCTCAATGTATGGATATTGTTTTTAAGTAGAATGCCCCAGAACCTGCAGCAACGCCGTCCCGGTACGGCAGACGCTGCGCTTTTTAGCCTCTTTCATCACCATTCGGCAGACGGCGCGCCGGATGCACCCGCTCAAGATTATGGAATGGACCCCTGTAATATTCTACGTGTTCAAGTTTGTCGTGTTAGGCATAGGCATGTTCTACGCCGTCAAGTGGCATTACGACCAAGGTGAAAAGAACCAGGACAAGCAGCAGGAGAAGCGCGCCGTGCTGCGCGCGGCCGGCAAGCTGGCGCTCCTGTTCGTGCTGCTGCTCCTGGTGCTGGGCACGGCCACCTTCTTCCTTGCCAGGACGCTGGGCCTGGACCTGACCATGCCTTGAGGGCATACACGCGCCTTACATCTGCCGGAACTGGTGGGCGTACACCGGACTCACGCGCGGCCTCTCGGGCCGGTTGCGCAGGTTGAGCATCACCTTGCCCATCGCATCGCGCCCGGCGCTGGCCACGCAGCCCATGTTCACCACGGTGCTGCGGTTGACCTGGCGGAACTTGTCCGGGTCGAGCTGGGGGAGCAGTTCCTTGAGCGGCACCCGGATCAAGGCTTCGCTCTCGGCCGTGGCGACGTTCACGTACTTGTCGGTCGCCTGGAAGAACACCACGTCGGCCACCGGGATCATGCGCACCATGTTGCCGACCGCCGCGCGCACGATCGTCAGGCGCTGCGGGGCCGGGGCGGCTGGCATCAGGGCCTGCAGCCGTCCGACCAGCTCGGCGAGCGGATCGCCCCGCTCCGCTTCCTCGGGCCGCCCCAGCAGGCCCTGCAACCGCTCGACCGTGCGCGCCAGGCGCGCCTCGTTCACCGGCTTGAGCACATAATCGGCCGCCGCCTGCTCGAAGGCCTGCACCGCATAATCGTCGTAGGCGGTCACGAACACGATATGCGGGAACGGCCCCGGGCCTTCCCAGCGCTCGGCCAGTTCCTCGGCCGCCTCGATGCCGGTCTGGCCGGGCATCTTGATGTCCATGAACAGCACCTCGGGCCGCATCGCGAGGGCCTGCTCGACCGCGGCCACGCCGTTCGGGGCGGTCGCGACGATCTCCAGTTCGGGCCACAGTGTCGTCAACAGGCGGGCGAGCGTCGCCGCCAGGATCGGTTCGTCTTCTGCAATCAGGGCACGGATGCTCATGCGGTCTCCAGAGGTAAGGTAAGGCGGACAAGGGTGCCTTGCGGCTGCGCCGGCATCAAGAGGACGCCGGCGCCCTCGCCGTACAGCACGCGCAGGCGTTCGCGGGTGGTGGCGACGCCGACGCCAGCGCCGCCGTGGCCGGACTGGCCCAGGCCCAGCCCGGTATCCAGGATGCGCAGGTCGAGCAGGCCGTCGCGCGCTTCGGCCGCGATCCGGACTTCGCCGCCCTCGATCTTCGGCTCCAGTCCGTGCACGATGGCGTTCTCGACCAGGGGCTGCAACAGCATCGGCGGCAGCCTGGCCCGGCGCAGCGCGGCGGGCAGTTCCAGGCGATAGGACAGGCGCTCGCCCATGCGTACCTGCATGAGGCCGAGGTAGGCGTCCATGGCGGCGAATTCGTCGGCGAGCGTGGTGCTCTCCGAGCGCGCGGCGCCCAGCGTGGCGCGCAGGTAGCGGATCAACTGGTCGAGCATGGTGTTGGCGCGATCGGGATCGATCGCGATCAAGCCCTGCAGGTTGGCCAGGGTATTGAACAACATGTGCGGCTCGATCTGGGCCTGCAGCAGGCGCAGTTGCGCCTGCAGGGCCTGGCGCTCGACGGTTTCGGCGCGCAGCCTTGCCGCGTTGTGCGCTTCCTTGATGCGCTGGACCCGCTCGCGGTGCGTCACCAGGAGGGTCATGGCGACCAGGCCGGTGAAAGTAAACACGATATAGCTGAGCCGGCCGACGGTGGGATAGCTGGCCAGGCTCGGCACCTCGTGGCCCAGCAAGGCGCCGGCAAGGTGAATGCCGGAGAAATGCGCCGGCCCCGCCACCAGCAGCATCAGGCCGACCAGGGCCAGCCAGCGGCGCGGATGGCCATCGAGCACCGGCCACAAGCGCAGCCGGGCCAGGTCCACGACGAAGAAGCCGGGGACCCCGATGCAGAGCGAATACACCAGCTGCTCGGGCAGGGTCTCGGGTTTGGCGATCAAGAGCACGATCATGACGGCGGCGAGCACGCTGATCAGGGCCGCGAGGCGCAGGTCGCGCACCAGCGTGGGCAGGACCGGTGCGGCCATAGGCGGCAGGGACATGGTGGAAGGGCTTAGGCTGCTCATGCGGATGCGTTCGTGTCGTTGCAAGGATGACCAGCATTCTGCCGAGCCGATGCCGGTCCGGCAAGCCGGCAGCGATGAAGCGCCGTTTCCATAGCGCGAACCGGCTTGCCGGTCGACCGGATCGCCGCCTGCGCACCGCGAAATGCCTCCAGGATATGTCGCCAGCGCTTCCTTTCCTGTAGGATAGCGCCTTTGCCCGGTACAGCCCAGCCGGCTGACCCGGCAGCCCACCAATACGATAACCAGTGTCGCGACCGGCCCAGCCCGGCTCGCCGGAAGTGTATGGAACGATCTCCGCCAGCGCGCCGCAGTGCGCGCAGCCGTACCACTATTGCCTGCGCTGCCGTGGTGCTGGCGATCGCTTGCGCCGAGACGGTGCGCTGGGCCCGGGCCCGGGCCGCCGCCGCTCCCTCCACGGTGCAAGCCGTCGTGCCGGGACGGGTCGCCCTGTCCGAACTGTCGCGCTCCCTGATCCCGATGCCGCGCAATACGCCCTCGGCCCATGCCAGCGCGATGGCGACGCTCCCCGGCGACCGATTGATCAGCTTCTGGTGGGCCGGCAGCCGCGAGAGCGGGCCGGACGTCAAGGTCTATGCGGCGCAGTGGCAAAACGGCAAATGGGGCCAGCCCTGGATGGTCGCCAGCCGCGAAACGCTCGGCAAGGCGCTCGGCTTCGGCGTGCGCCGCATCGGCAACCCGGTGGCCTGGACCGGCCCGGACGGGCGGATCCACCTGTACGTGGTCGCCACCGGCCTGGGCGGCTGGGCGGCCTCGCGCGTGGCGCACCTGGTCTCCCACGACGAGGGCGCCAGCTTCGCCATGAAGCGGGTGCTGCCGATGTCGCCCTTGTTCAATACCAGTGTGCTGGTGCGCACCAACGCGGTCGGCCTGGTCGACGGCGGCTGGTGGCTGCCGGTGTATTTCGAGATCGGCATCAAGTACCCGATGATGATGGCCTTCGGCCCGGACGGCGAGCCGACCGGCCTGGGACGCATCGGGGAGCGCACCACCACGCTGCAGCCGGCCATCGTCCCGGTCTCGCAAACCGAGGTGCGGGCCTGGATGCGCGACGCCAGCGACGAACGCCGGGTGCAGCACGCCCTGAGCCGCGATGGTGGCGCCAACTGGGAAGACTTGCCGGCCCTCGACCTGAACAACGAGAACACCTCGATGGCGGTGCTGCGCCTGGCCAATGGCGAATTCCTGATGCTGCACAACCACATCCGCGCCGGCGGCGGCGCGCGCAGCCTGCTGCGCCTGTCGGTCTCGAAGGACGGCCACACCTGGCGCACCGTGGCCGACGTGGCCAGCGGCGGCAAGAGCGACGAGTTCTCCTATCCCACCATGCAGCAGGTGGGACGCGAACTGCACGTCACGTATACCTTCCAGCGCCAGGCGATCGCGCATCACCGGTACCGGATCAGCATTGGAGAGAGCATTTGATGACCCTGCCCGACCTTTCGCTCCAGTTCGTGTATGCCCGGCTGGCATGGGCACTAGTGCTGGCCGCCATCCTGGTCGGCCTGTGGCCCGCGTCCCGGCGCCTGCCGCGGCGCGCCCTGGGCGCGACCCTGGCCGGCTGCCTGCTGCTGATGGCCCTGCCCGGCGCGGCCTCGCCGGCCTGGCACGTGGGCCTGGCCTTCCAGTACCCGAGCGCCCTGCTGGCCGGCCTTTGCCTGCTCAAGCTGCATGCGCGCTGGCGCAAGGCCTCGGGCCCGGTCCCGGCCGCGCTACCGGTCCCGCTGGCGGCGGCGCTGGGCGTGACCGGCCTGCTGCTCTACCTGGACGCCTTCGGCCTGATCGCCGGCGGGTATTACTACGCGGGCTTCGGCGGGCGCGCCGCGCTGGGCGCGGTGCTGCTGGCGGTCATTTGTGCGCTGGCCGCCACGCGTGGCCGCACTCGGTCCCAAACCGCCGCGGTCCTGGGCGCCCTGGCCCTGTTCTCCCTGGCGCGCCTGCCGAGCGGGAACCTGTGGGATGCGCTGCTCGACCCGCTGCTGTGGGGCTGGGCCCTGGTCACCCTGCTCGGCGCCGCCCTGCGCGCCCTGCTGCGCGCCCGCGCGCACGGAGCGCTGGCCTGCGCCGACGATGCGCTGCCTGCGCTGCATCGCGCCGGCGCCGAACCGATTTCATCAATGAAGGAGTAGTCTGTGGCAAACAAGAAGTGGTATCTCCATCCCGTCATCGCCACCGGGATCGTCATCAACGCATTCGTGCTGCTGCTCGCGGTGGCGCTGGCGGGCAACCCGGCCAGCATGGATCGCCTGCTGGTGGAAGACGGCATCGTCGAATGGATGCAGTTCCTGTGCTTCATGGCGCTGGCCGGCCTGCTCGGCTTCGCATTCAGCGAACGCCTCAAGCGCAGCGACCGCGGCGTCATGGAATTGCTGACCCTGGGCGGCCTAAGCCTGCTGTGCCTGCTCGCCGCGATGGAAGAAATCAGCTGGTTCCAGCGCGTTCTGAACATCCAGTCGTCGGAATTCTTCCTGCAGAATAACCGCCAGGGCGAGACCAACATCCATAACCTGGCCATGGGCGACGGCAGCCTGCACAAGAACGTGCTGCTGAAACTGATCTTCATCACCGGCATGGTCCACAACCTGATCCTGCCGCTGGTGGCGCGCTTCAAGCCGGGCGTGCAGGACTGGGTCGAGAAAATGGGCCTGTACCTGCCGCCGCTGTCGGCCTCGGTGCCCTACCTGGTGCTGGTGGCGCTGTCGCACCTGCTGGTGGACCACCCGCGCAAGGGCGAGCTGGGCGAGATGTTCGGCGCGGTGCACTACATGGCAACCGTGTTCGGCGCCTATTTCGTGGGCGTGGCCTACAAGCGTGCGCCGCTGTTCGAGAACCCGGCCGACATGCGCCGGGTGTCGACGCTGTTCGCCCTGTGGATGCTGTTCCTGTTGATGAACGGCTGGATGCTGAGCGCGGGTGCCGGGGCCATGGTCGACTGATCTAGCCTGGTTTGAACGCGTGGGCGGGAGACCCGCCCACCCTACGACAGCCTAGAAGCCGTAGTTCATGCGGGCATAGATGAAGCGCCCCGCACGCCCGAACGGCGCATAGTTCGCGAACGGCGTGTTGCCCGTGGTGTTGAGCGCCGGCGGCTGGGTCTCCGGGTACTGGTCGAACAGGTTGTCAGCACCCAGCGCCAGGCTCAGTTTCGGCGTGAACGCATAGCGCGCTTCGATGTCGACCAGGGTCTTCGGGTCCATCCAGAAGTCCAGCGCCGCGGTGGTGCCGGGCGAGAGCACCTTGCCGTAGCGGGTCGCGCGGAAGGTCGCGCCCCACTGGCCCAGGCGCCAAGCCACGTTCGCACTGAGCTTGTTCTCCGGCTGGCCCTTTTCCAGCGACAGCACGTTTAGGCGGTCGAACAGCACCGGCGCCGGATTCAGGGCCGACAGTTGCGCCGTCACCGGCACCTTGGTCACCTCCGTATCGGTGAAGTTGCCGGCCACGGTGATGTCGAAGTTGCCGGCGTTGGCCGTGCGCATCGGCCAGCTCACCACCACGTCCACGCCCTGGGTGCGGGTATCGACGCCGTTGATGAAGAAACGTCCGCCGCCCACGCCCGTGATCCCCTGCGAGATGATGTAGTTGCGCACGTTCGCCTGGGTCAGGTTTTCGGACAGGATGATGCGGTCCTCGATATCGATGCGGTAGGCGTCGATCGTGATGCTGAATGGATCGAAGCGCATCACCGCGCCGAGCGAGGCGTTCACCGATTTCTCCGCCTCCAGCGGTTTGGCGCCGAGGGCCACCGCGACCCGGTCGGTCGGACGGAAGGTGGTGATCTCGAACGGCACGCCGTTGATGAAGTTGGTGGAGGTCGCGGTGAAGTTCTGCTGCTGCGGCGAGGGCGCGCGGAAGCCGTTCTGGATGGCGCCGCGCAGGGCGAATGCGCGGCTGAAATCGTAGCGGCCGGAGAGCTTGCCGGCCAGGCTGTTGCCGAAGTCGGTATAGTGCTCGCCGCGCACCGCCACCGAGGCCAGCAACTGCGGCGTGATGTTCGCTTCCAGGTCCACGAAAGCGCCGATCGCGCTGCGGTGGGCATCGACCTCGTTGGACGGACGGAAGCCCGGGAACACCTGGGCGCCCGGCGCCGCCGGGGTGCCGTTCGGCAGGATCTCGGGACCGGCACGCCAGGAATCCGGCTCGCCCGCGAACAGCTCATAGCCTTCGCGGCGGGCTTCCACGCCGAGCGCGACGTTCAGCGGCGAGGCGAAGCCCGTCACGTCCAGGCTGCGCACGCCGGTCAGGTTGAACACCAGCTGGTCGTAGGCGTAACCGCCGGCATAGAAGCTGCGCTTGCTGCTCGGGCCGATCGAGCGGTTCAGCGTGTTCTCGATGTCGTACTCCATCTTGTTCTTGCCGTAGCCGAGCGAGGCGTCCATGTCCCAGTTGCCGGCCTGCCAGGTGGCCCCGCCCGTGGCGGAGAAGTCGTTCACCGTCGGCGCGATGATCGGCAGGAAGCCGTCCGGATAGATCGACGGGATGTTGCGCGCATCCTGGGCCGGGCGGAAGAAGCCGCCCGAGCGCGCGAAGCGGTTCTGGTAGCTGGTCCAGCCGTACAGCTTGACGCCGCCGCCCAGGTCCTTGCCGGCATTGGCGAAGAAGGTGACCTGCTCCATTTCCGGCTCGCCGTACCAGGCATTGAAGCGGTTGATGCTCAGTTCGCGCGGATCGAAAGCGCCATTGGCCAGGCGCGGGTATTGCTGGCGCATGTCGTAGCCGCTGCGCTCGGTCCGCTCCTGCTTCTTGTATTCGCCGGCCAGCGTCAGGTGGCCGGTCTCGCCCAGGGCCAGGCCCTTCCAGATGCTGAGGGTGCCGGTCTGGCCGTCGGTGCGTTCGCGCTTGGCGGGCGCGGTCCAGGTCGCGCCAGGCGGGGCGACGTCGTTCCACAGTTCGTATTCGGTCTTGCGAGCGCCATAGGTGAGGCTGGCTTCGCCGCCCTCGCGGTCGGTGCGCAGGCGCAGGTTGACCACGCCCGAAATGGCGTCCGACCCGTACTGGGCGGCGGCGCCGTCGCGTAGCACCTCGACGCTTTTCACAATCGCGGTCGGGATGGTGTTCATGTCCACCGCCGCCGAACCGCGGCCGATCGAGCCGTTCACGTTCACCAGCGAGGACGCATGGCGGCGCTTCGAATTCACCAGCACCAGGGTCTGGTCGGGCGCCATGCCGCGCAAGGTGGCCGGACGGATGGTGTCGGTGCCGTCGGTGATGGCCGGGCGCGGGAAGTTCAGGGACGGCAGCGCGATCGACAGGGCCTGGTTCATCTCGGTGGTGCCGACGTTCTTCAGCGTCTCCGACGAGATGATGTCGACCGGCGCGGCGGTGTCCAGGGCGGTGCGGTTGGCGACGCGGGTGCCGGTGACCACCACCGTGGCGGCGCTTGCCGGGTCGCTCGCCGCGGGCGTTCCCGTGGCGCTGTCCTGCGCATAGGCGCCGGAGAACAAGGAAGCGATTGCAAGGGCCAGGACCGTCTTTTCGGTTGCGTGTTTCTGCATCTTGGGTTTCCTCTTGTTGTCGTTACCGCGCCGGAACGGGGCGCCGCGCTTGCTGCTCATACATTGCTCATCGATACTGCTGGGCACACAATAGGATGTCAATTCGTAAAGCTTTCAGTTGGGCATATTTACAACAGCCGCCCCGTGTCAGGCTGCTGTAAGGCCGCGCTGCTATTCGCTGTTACACTTTTCTCTTTTCCAGTCCGGACCCGCGCATGCACGACTCCCTGTTTCCCGGTTTTCGCCCCTTCCAGGCACAGACCGACGACGGCATCACGATCGCCGGCGTGCACGGCGGCGCCGGTGCGCCGCTCCTGCTGCTGCACGGCCATCCGCAGACCCGTGCGATCTGGCACAAGGTAGCGCCGCAACTGGCCCGGCACTTCACCGTGGTCGCCTGCGACCTACGCGGCTACGGCGACTCGTCCAAGCCGCCAGGCGCGCCCGGCCACGCGAACTACAGCAAGCGGGTCATGGCGGCCGACATGCTCGCAAGCATGCGCCGGCTCGGCTTCGAACGCTTCCGGGTCATGGCCCACGACCGCGGCGCGCGCGTGGCGCACCGCCTGATGGCCGAGCACCCGCAGGCGGTGGAGCGCGCCGTGCTGCTGGACATCGCGCCCACCCTGGCCATGTACGAAGGCACCACGGAGGCTTTTGCGCGCGCCTACTGGCACTGGTTCTTCCTGATCCAGCCGGCGCCGCTGCCCGAGCGGCTGATCGAGGCCGACCCGGGCGCCTACCTGCGCGACGTGATGGGCCGGCGCAGCGCCGGCCTGGCCCCCTTCGATGCGCGCGCGCTCGCCGAGTACGCGCGCTGCCTGGCCCTGCCCGGCACGGCGCACGGCATCTGCGAGGACTACCGGGC from Massilia varians encodes:
- a CDS encoding LytR/AlgR family response regulator transcription factor is translated as MSIRALIAEDEPILAATLARLLTTLWPELEIVATAPNGVAAVEQALAMRPEVLFMDIKMPGQTGIEAAEELAERWEGPGPFPHIVFVTAYDDYAVQAFEQAAADYVLKPVNEARLARTVERLQGLLGRPEEAERGDPLAELVGRLQALMPAAPAPQRLTIVRAAVGNMVRMIPVADVVFFQATDKYVNVATAESEALIRVPLKELLPQLDPDKFRQVNRSTVVNMGCVASAGRDAMGKVMLNLRNRPERPRVSPVYAHQFRQM
- a CDS encoding sensor histidine kinase, translated to MSLPPMAAPVLPTLVRDLRLAALISVLAAVMIVLLIAKPETLPEQLVYSLCIGVPGFFVVDLARLRLWPVLDGHPRRWLALVGLMLLVAGPAHFSGIHLAGALLGHEVPSLASYPTVGRLSYIVFTFTGLVAMTLLVTHRERVQRIKEAHNAARLRAETVERQALQAQLRLLQAQIEPHMLFNTLANLQGLIAIDPDRANTMLDQLIRYLRATLGAARSESTTLADEFAAMDAYLGLMQVRMGERLSYRLELPAALRRARLPPMLLQPLVENAIVHGLEPKIEGGEVRIAAEARDGLLDLRILDTGLGLGQSGHGGAGVGVATTRERLRVLYGEGAGVLLMPAQPQGTLVRLTLPLETA
- a CDS encoding exo-alpha-sialidase, which translates into the protein MERSPPARRSARSRTTIACAAVVLAIACAETVRWARARAAAAPSTVQAVVPGRVALSELSRSLIPMPRNTPSAHASAMATLPGDRLISFWWAGSRESGPDVKVYAAQWQNGKWGQPWMVASRETLGKALGFGVRRIGNPVAWTGPDGRIHLYVVATGLGGWAASRVAHLVSHDEGASFAMKRVLPMSPLFNTSVLVRTNAVGLVDGGWWLPVYFEIGIKYPMMMAFGPDGEPTGLGRIGERTTTLQPAIVPVSQTEVRAWMRDASDERRVQHALSRDGGANWEDLPALDLNNENTSMAVLRLANGEFLMLHNHIRAGGGARSLLRLSVSKDGHTWRTVADVASGGKSDEFSYPTMQQVGRELHVTYTFQRQAIAHHRYRISIGESI
- a CDS encoding TonB-dependent receptor plug domain-containing protein, which translates into the protein MQKHATEKTVLALAIASLFSGAYAQDSATGTPAASDPASAATVVVTGTRVANRTALDTAAPVDIISSETLKNVGTTEMNQALSIALPSLNFPRPAITDGTDTIRPATLRGMAPDQTLVLVNSKRRHASSLVNVNGSIGRGSAAVDMNTIPTAIVKSVEVLRDGAAAQYGSDAISGVVNLRLRTDREGGEASLTYGARKTEYELWNDVAPPGATWTAPAKRERTDGQTGTLSIWKGLALGETGHLTLAGEYKKQERTERSGYDMRQQYPRLANGAFDPRELSINRFNAWYGEPEMEQVTFFANAGKDLGGGVKLYGWTSYQNRFARSGGFFRPAQDARNIPSIYPDGFLPIIAPTVNDFSATGGATWQAGNWDMDASLGYGKNKMEYDIENTLNRSIGPSSKRSFYAGGYAYDQLVFNLTGVRSLDVTGFASPLNVALGVEARREGYELFAGEPDSWRAGPEILPNGTPAAPGAQVFPGFRPSNEVDAHRSAIGAFVDLEANITPQLLASVAVRGEHYTDFGNSLAGKLSGRYDFSRAFALRGAIQNGFRAPSPQQQNFTATSTNFINGVPFEITTFRPTDRVAVALGAKPLEAEKSVNASLGAVMRFDPFSITIDAYRIDIEDRIILSENLTQANVRNYIISQGITGVGGGRFFINGVDTRTQGVDVVVSWPMRTANAGNFDITVAGNFTDTEVTKVPVTAQLSALNPAPVLFDRLNVLSLEKGQPENKLSANVAWRLGQWGATFRATRYGKVLSPGTTAALDFWMDPKTLVDIEARYAFTPKLSLALGADNLFDQYPETQPPALNTTGNTPFANYAPFGRAGRFIYARMNYGF
- a CDS encoding alpha/beta fold hydrolase, which produces MHDSLFPGFRPFQAQTDDGITIAGVHGGAGAPLLLLHGHPQTRAIWHKVAPQLARHFTVVACDLRGYGDSSKPPGAPGHANYSKRVMAADMLASMRRLGFERFRVMAHDRGARVAHRLMAEHPQAVERAVLLDIAPTLAMYEGTTEAFARAYWHWFFLIQPAPLPERLIEADPGAYLRDVMGRRSAGLAPFDARALAEYARCLALPGTAHGICEDYRAAAGIDLEHERAERDAGYRLDTPLLALWGAQGVVQRCFDPLLEWRKVASNVEGEALGCGHYIPEEAPETLLARALPFLLA